Sequence from the Gloeocapsopsis dulcis genome:
TTGAAAAAAAGTATTCACGTTACACATCGCGTTCAACTGTAGCAGAGCGAGAAGATAAAGTGACCTTGCCACGCGCCTTGAAAGTACTGAGTGCTAGTCGTCAAACAGGGTTATTTTTCTCTTTTTTACTCATCATGACCATTAGCTTATTTATGCAAGAAGCTGTCATGGAACCTTATGGTGGAGAAGTTTTTGGCATGTGTGTCTCGGAGACTACGCGGCTAAATGCGTTTTGGGGAACGGGAACACTGTTAGGTATTAGCTGTACTGGCTTCTTGATTGTGCCACGGATTGGTAAGCAAAAAACTGCTCAGTTGGGCTGTCTTACGGTTGCGATGTCTTTAGTATTGGTTGTAATATCAGGGTTCAGTGCAAATCCTCAGATGTTACAAGGAGCGTTGCTCTTATTTGGTTTAGCCTCTGGCGTGACAACGACAGGAGCAATTAGTCTGATGCTTGATTTAACCGCAGCAGAAACCGCAGGAACATTTATTGGTGCGTGGGGATTGGCACAAGCGATCGCACGGGCGGTGGCGACTGTAACGGGTGGTGCAGTTTTGGACATTGGCAAACAGCTATTTACTGAGCGTGTCCTCGCATATGGCTTGGTGTTTACATTACAAGCGTGTGGTATGATTCTTGCGATCTGGTTTCTCAACCGTGTTGATGTCACAGAATTTCGCTCAAATGCTAAACAAGCGATCGCCTCAATATTGGAGAATGAATTAGATTGAATACTGATTTTTGGACATCAATTCTCGACTTTGCGCAAGCAACAACCCAGCACGTAGGAACGCAACTGCTGCAAGACTTTGGACACGTACAAGCGTCACAAAAAGCTGATGGAAGTTTAGTCACGCAATCGGATAAATGGGCAGATCGAGAATTTCGCGAGGCGATCGCAACTCATTTTCCTGAACACGGTATTTTAAGTGAGGAAGGCGATCAAACTTTTCCTGGAACTGAGTGGTGTTGGGTCATTGATCCCCTCGATGGGACAACAAATTTTACTCGGGGAATTCCGCTATGGGCAATTTCCCTCGGTTTGCTTTATCAAGGAACTCCTGTTTTTGGCTGTATCTATTTACCATCACTTGATCAAGTCTTTCATGGCTTTTTCCCAGGAGAATCACAATTGGTTATGCCTACTGGGGCTTATCTCAATCACAGTCCAATCCACAGTAGTACAGATGCTCCGAGTTCTAATCACTTTTTTAGCTTGTGTGCGCGGAGTACATCGGTTATTCAACCAGGCTTTCCCTGTAAAATTCGGATGCTCGGCGTAGCGAGTTACAATTTTCTCACAGTTGCCGCTGGA
This genomic interval carries:
- a CDS encoding BCD family MFS transporter — encoded protein: MAKVSFEHPPKINLLTMFRLGLFQMGLGIMSILTLGVLNRIMINELVIPATVVAATIAMHQFVAPARLWFGQLSDAKKIGGTHRTGYVWIGAALFAIASFLAVQVTWQLGNSVYSQGWTLQTYSWVALLAGIFALYGLALSSSSTPFAALLVDISDEENRSQLVGIVWSMLMVGIVIGAIISARLLPAPTTCQETAVSTVSIFSDPQSLALLQNAINRLFLLLPAVVFGLAVLSTFGVEKKYSRYTSRSTVAEREDKVTLPRALKVLSASRQTGLFFSFLLIMTISLFMQEAVMEPYGGEVFGMCVSETTRLNAFWGTGTLLGISCTGFLIVPRIGKQKTAQLGCLTVAMSLVLVVISGFSANPQMLQGALLLFGLASGVTTTGAISLMLDLTAAETAGTFIGAWGLAQAIARAVATVTGGAVLDIGKQLFTERVLAYGLVFTLQACGMILAIWFLNRVDVTEFRSNAKQAIASILENELD
- a CDS encoding inositol monophosphatase family protein; its protein translation is MNTDFWTSILDFAQATTQHVGTQLLQDFGHVQASQKADGSLVTQSDKWADREFREAIATHFPEHGILSEEGDQTFPGTEWCWVIDPLDGTTNFTRGIPLWAISLGLLYQGTPVFGCIYLPSLDQVFHGFFPGESQLVMPTGAYLNHSPIHSSTDAPSSNHFFSLCARSTSVIQPGFPCKIRMLGVASYNFLTVAAGTTLGAVEATPKVWDLAGAWVIVKAAGGAWVSLHSQPLFPLQPDKDYGDRSFPTLVVSRPELVPVFRPFMQKIAH